The Fibrobacter sp. UWB2 genome window below encodes:
- a CDS encoding DegT/DnrJ/EryC1/StrS aminotransferase family protein encodes MMRFEKKVWLSSPTMHGDEIKYVTEAYETNWMSTVGANINELERLAAEKVGCKYAVALSAGTAALHLCTKLAGEALYGMPKAGTGALQNHKVFCSDMTFDATVNPIAYENGEAVFIDTEYKTWNMDPVALEKAFEIYPDVRLVVLVHLYGTPARVDEIRAICQKHNALLIEDAAESFGASYKGKQTGNFGDYSAISFNGNKIITGSSGGMFLTDSKEDAEKVRKWSTQSREAAPWYQHEEIGYNYRMSNVIAGVVRGQMPYLEEHIAQKKAIYMRYKEGLKGLPVQMNPYDAENSEPNFWLSCLIIDKSAMCKQVRGETEALYIHEKGKSCPTEILERIAAMNAEGRPIWKPMHMQPMYMSRAFITANGNGRARTNAYIAGETRDVGADIFARGLCLPSDNKMTPEQQDAIIQTIKECFE; translated from the coding sequence ATGATGCGTTTCGAGAAGAAGGTCTGGCTCTCTAGCCCAACGATGCACGGCGACGAAATCAAGTACGTCACCGAGGCTTACGAAACCAACTGGATGAGCACCGTCGGCGCGAACATCAACGAGCTCGAAAGGCTCGCCGCCGAGAAGGTCGGCTGCAAGTACGCCGTCGCGCTCTCCGCAGGCACGGCCGCACTCCACCTCTGCACAAAGCTCGCTGGCGAAGCGCTTTACGGCATGCCCAAGGCCGGCACCGGGGCGCTCCAAAACCACAAGGTGTTCTGCAGCGACATGACGTTCGACGCCACCGTGAACCCCATCGCCTACGAGAACGGCGAGGCAGTGTTCATCGACACCGAATACAAGACGTGGAACATGGACCCGGTCGCCCTCGAAAAGGCTTTTGAAATTTACCCGGACGTGCGCCTGGTGGTACTCGTACACCTCTACGGAACCCCGGCCAGGGTTGACGAAATCCGTGCCATCTGCCAAAAACACAACGCCCTCCTCATCGAAGACGCCGCCGAAAGCTTCGGTGCAAGCTACAAGGGCAAGCAGACCGGCAACTTCGGCGACTACAGCGCCATCAGCTTCAACGGAAACAAGATTATCACCGGCTCTAGCGGCGGCATGTTCCTTACCGACAGCAAGGAAGACGCCGAGAAGGTGCGCAAGTGGAGCACCCAGAGCCGCGAGGCTGCCCCGTGGTACCAGCACGAAGAAATCGGCTACAACTACCGCATGAGCAATGTGATCGCCGGCGTGGTGCGCGGCCAGATGCCCTATCTCGAAGAGCACATCGCCCAGAAAAAGGCCATCTACATGCGCTACAAGGAAGGCCTGAAGGGACTCCCGGTGCAGATGAACCCCTACGACGCAGAGAACAGCGAACCGAATTTTTGGCTCAGCTGCCTGATTATCGACAAGAGTGCCATGTGTAAGCAGGTGCGCGGCGAAACCGAGGCCCTTTACATCCACGAAAAAGGCAAGAGCTGCCCGACGGAAATCCTCGAGCGCATCGCCGCCATGAACGCCGAAGGCCGCCCCATCTGGAAACCGATGCACATGCAGCCCATGTACATGAGCCGCGCCTTCATCACCGCGAACGGCAACGGACGCGCCCGCACGAACGCCTACATTGCCGGCGAAACCCGAGACGTGGGTGCCGACATCTTTGCCCGCGGACTCTGCCTCCCGAGCGACAACAAGATGACCCCCGAACAGCAGGACGCCATCATCCAGACCATCAAGGAATGCTTCGAGTAA
- a CDS encoding Rpn family recombination-promoting nuclease/putative transposase: MVQNYASVSPEYMSSNDNQSTKTYIVRDEQGEEFLLPKYAAIFRILMDDKDTIRDVLNSLLQLDPDHGIVDLEYEFEKPIDIFMPENDPARLDVWVRTKDNRYLNVEMQNKVHSFFFDRMHLYNSYLTLRGKYEYNRSPYFQGLSEQDRKYRYYELPETVSIWLCNSSILQSKDIYKDVWTTYSEYEVKSGNALPISRKNRYIVVDLPNFLRLRKGVKTREDFWLRLISRGPLQVPETEDPIFVNARERLRISRMKPELLKALEANMFDHHEYEAIEAEAFLKGQARGRDSERKKNDVLTSKRADFLRSQNVPDSVIAAMLAMK, from the coding sequence ATGGTCCAAAATTACGCAAGCGTAAGCCCGGAATATATGTCTAGTAACGATAATCAATCAACAAAAACGTACATTGTCAGGGATGAACAAGGCGAGGAATTCTTGCTGCCCAAATACGCGGCGATTTTTCGCATACTGATGGACGACAAGGACACCATTCGCGACGTCCTCAATAGCTTGCTTCAACTGGATCCCGACCACGGAATAGTAGACCTCGAATACGAATTCGAAAAGCCCATCGACATTTTTATGCCGGAAAACGACCCTGCGCGTCTCGATGTATGGGTGCGAACCAAGGACAACCGATATTTGAATGTGGAAATGCAAAACAAGGTCCACTCATTCTTCTTTGATCGCATGCACCTTTATAATTCGTACCTCACGCTGCGTGGCAAGTATGAATACAATCGTTCGCCATATTTTCAGGGTCTGTCGGAACAGGACCGAAAGTATCGCTATTATGAGCTCCCGGAAACGGTGTCTATTTGGCTCTGCAATAGTTCGATTCTTCAATCAAAGGATATCTATAAGGACGTTTGGACTACTTATAGCGAATATGAGGTCAAGTCGGGGAATGCGCTCCCTATTTCGCGGAAAAATAGGTATATTGTAGTTGACTTGCCCAACTTCTTGCGGTTGCGTAAGGGCGTTAAAACCCGCGAGGATTTTTGGCTCCGGCTTATTTCTCGAGGCCCGCTCCAGGTTCCCGAAACGGAAGACCCGATTTTTGTGAATGCTCGTGAACGTTTGCGCATAAGCCGCATGAAACCAGAACTTTTGAAAGCATTGGAGGCTAACATGTTTGACCATCATGAATATGAAGCAATTGAAGCAGAAGCCTTCCTTAAGGGCCAGGCTAGAGGCAGGGATAGTGAGCGCAAGAAAAATGATGTTCTGACATCAAAACGTGCAGATTTTCTGCGTTCGCAGAATGTGCCGGATAGTGTGATTGCGGCTATGCTAGCTATGAAGTAG